CGTAGCCGGAGCGGGGCTCGAGGAGCAGGGCGTCGCCGGGGCGGATGGTGATGTCCAGCAGCGGCTCGGCGAGCCTGACCACCCGTTCCTCGTCGGTGTGCCCGATCACCAGGGCGCGCTCGCCGTCCTCGAGGATCTCCTTGAGGGTGACGATGTCGCCGGCGCTCTCGAACTCCATGGCCTCGACCACGTTGAGCGCTTCATTGAGCATGACCTCCTGGCCGCGCCGGAGGTCCCCGGTCTCCACGCTGGGGCTGACATTCACCCGGAGCTTTCTGCCTCCGGTGAAAATGTCGACCGTGTCGTCCTCGTTCGCCTGCAGGAAGACACCGAAGCCGGCCGGCGGCTGTGCGAGCCGGTCGACCTCCTCCTTGAGCGCGACGATCTGGTCGCGGGCCTCGCGGAGAGTATTGGCGAGACGCTCGTTCTGCGCCGAGACGCCGGCCAGGTTGGTCTGCAGCTCGACGATCCGCTCTTCGAGAATCCTCGTATGACGCGGAGAGTCGGCGAGCTTGCGTCGCAGGACGGCGATCTCCTGCTCAAGATAGGCAACCTGGCCGGCGGGATCTTCAGACCCCCGCCCCGGCCGGATGCCGCGGTTGATGTCGTCGTCGTGGGCTGCCACGGTCCTCACCTCCTCCAAGGAGCTGGACGCTTCCTGACCCTACCTGGGCCGGTGCAGGTTGAAACCCCTAGATCGAAAAGACTGTCGGGGCGTGTCCGATCTTCACCCTTGCGCACGTCCTCACGCCAAGGGAATACCCACCCAACAACATCGGAAAGCGAGCGGTTGTATCGTCGAGTCGGTCAACACCCGTCAGGGCTGGCGCCACTTAGACAAAAACGGTTCACGTACGCAGGAACGGCAGGCGAGATGACCGCGCAGGACGAAGCCCCAGAGCTGGAAGTATGGATCGACCAGGATCTGTGCACCGGGGACGGCATCTGTGCGCAGTACGCGCCGGAGGTCTTCGAGCTCGACATCGACGGGCTGGCTTATGTGAAGAGCACCGAGGACGAGCTGCTGCAGGACAAGGGGGCCACAACCCCCGTCCCGCTGAAGCTGCTCGATGACGTCCGGGACTCCGCGAAGGAGTGCCCCGGGGACTGCATCCACGTCCGCCGCGTCAAGGACCTGGTCGAGGTCTACGGTCCGGACGCGGAGTAGCCGGCGCGGCGCGCACCGCGTCGGCCGGACACATGATGTGACAGATCACAGACCCTGGGTGCTCATGGCCGCGGGGAGTTCGCTCTGGACGAACTTCCCGCCCTTCCACTGCCACTTGACGCTCCGGTGCACATCGGGGCAGCAGCGCGGGACGTCGAGCGTGGAGTAGCCCAGCAGGGCCGCTGAGATCGCGCCGTTTCCGACCGTGAGGGTTTGGACGGTGCGGCGGCGGGCGGGGTCGAGGAGTGTCGCCACGATCCGGGGTGCGGCCTTGGGGTCGGACGGCTGCGCGAGGACGTAGACGCCGCTGGGCGGGGTGCCGGTCTGGCTGTGGCAGCGGACCACGGCAACGGTCTCGGTCGTCCCGTCGCCGTCGAGGTCGCCGGAGGCCTTCTTCACCACGTCGAGGCGGTTGGGGCCGCAGTCGACCGGAAAGGTCACCTTGCCCGGGTCGGGGGCGGCCACGGGGCGGGGGCCGGCCGCGGCAACGGGGGAGGTCGTGGCCTTGGCGTCGGGGGGCTGGACGAAGGACGCGGCCGCCACGACCGCCGAGATGGCGGTGGCGGTGGCGAGCCAGTGCAT
This portion of the Streptomyces sp. 2114.4 genome encodes:
- a CDS encoding ferredoxin, which codes for MTAQDEAPELEVWIDQDLCTGDGICAQYAPEVFELDIDGLAYVKSTEDELLQDKGATTPVPLKLLDDVRDSAKECPGDCIHVRRVKDLVEVYGPDAE